The following are from one region of the Ruficoccus sp. ZRK36 genome:
- a CDS encoding nuclear transport factor 2 family protein: protein MTQYVKIAGVSVAIAAIVLAFIFLGRGGDEQQIHDQLDRLEELGSKPAGESQIQSLTQAKKIADCFTEQAEVRIMPRLSYSSDRKELTGMMVGARSQVDSSEVSLGNRNIKVSEDGQRATVIITGTASIVVGGQSERHKDRYRMEWVKVDGDWLIASVAPQDN, encoded by the coding sequence ATGACACAATACGTGAAAATTGCCGGGGTCAGCGTTGCGATCGCGGCTATCGTTCTGGCGTTCATTTTCCTCGGTCGGGGTGGAGATGAGCAGCAGATCCACGACCAGCTGGACCGGCTGGAAGAGCTCGGCTCGAAGCCCGCTGGCGAGAGCCAGATCCAGAGCCTTACCCAAGCCAAGAAAATCGCCGATTGCTTCACCGAGCAGGCGGAGGTGCGCATCATGCCGCGACTATCCTACAGCTCCGACCGCAAGGAGCTCACCGGCATGATGGTCGGTGCCCGCTCTCAGGTGGACAGCTCGGAGGTCAGCCTCGGTAACCGGAATATCAAAGTCTCCGAGGACGGCCAGCGCGCCACGGTCATCATCACCGGCACTGCCAGCATCGTCGTCGGCGGCCAGTCAGAGCGCCACAAGGACCGCTACCGCATGGAGTGGGTCAAAGTGGACGGCGACTGGCTCATCGCAAGCGTTGCGCCGCAGGACAATTGA
- a CDS encoding osmoprotectant NAGGN system M42 family peptidase: MPKKKPDGPDTDYLQQVLLKLLSIHSPSGYTDPIVRELCNELDALELPYEITRRGAVRTTLPGRAYSPDRAIVGHVDTLGAMVKDLKDNGRVSLVPVGTWSARFAEGARVSLYTDSSIHRGTILPLKASGHTYNDAIDTQPGVWENLELRIDEDFSSREDLEKGGVQIGDFVGIDSQAELLQNGYLNSRHLDDKAGVAAMLTAAKYVKDHGIELPVECHLLFTISEEVGSGASAVLHGDVAEMVSIDNGTVAPGQNSSERGVTIAMADSSGPFDYHLTHHLLNLCAKHDIPHQRDIFKYYRCDSASALEAGNDIRTALITFGVDASHGYERTHLDALASVTRLIVDYCQTNLIYQRQRKHLGTLKTFPKVRKTDVPLTQLEQTESQAQIPPSAPVERKKKP; encoded by the coding sequence ATGCCCAAAAAGAAACCGGACGGTCCCGACACAGATTATCTGCAGCAGGTTCTGCTCAAGCTCTTGAGCATTCACAGCCCGTCGGGCTACACAGACCCGATCGTGCGTGAGCTTTGCAACGAGCTCGACGCGCTTGAGCTCCCGTACGAGATCACCCGCCGGGGCGCCGTGCGCACCACCCTGCCCGGTCGCGCCTACAGCCCGGACCGTGCCATCGTCGGGCACGTGGATACGCTCGGGGCCATGGTCAAGGACCTGAAGGACAACGGCCGCGTCAGCCTCGTGCCGGTCGGCACCTGGTCGGCCCGCTTCGCCGAGGGCGCACGCGTCTCGCTCTACACGGACAGCAGCATCCACCGCGGCACGATCCTTCCCCTCAAGGCCTCCGGCCACACCTACAATGACGCCATCGACACCCAGCCGGGCGTGTGGGAAAACCTCGAACTGCGCATCGACGAGGACTTCAGCTCCCGCGAAGACCTCGAAAAAGGCGGTGTCCAGATTGGCGACTTTGTCGGCATCGACTCGCAGGCAGAGCTGTTGCAAAACGGCTACCTGAACTCCCGCCATCTCGACGACAAGGCCGGTGTGGCCGCCATGCTCACAGCCGCCAAGTACGTCAAGGATCACGGCATCGAGCTGCCCGTGGAGTGCCACCTGCTCTTTACCATATCCGAGGAGGTCGGCTCCGGTGCCTCGGCCGTCCTGCACGGGGATGTCGCCGAGATGGTCTCCATCGATAATGGCACCGTCGCTCCGGGCCAAAACTCCAGCGAGCGCGGCGTAACGATCGCCATGGCCGACTCAAGTGGTCCCTTCGACTACCACCTCACCCACCACCTGCTCAACCTCTGCGCCAAGCACGACATCCCCCACCAGCGGGACATTTTTAAATACTATCGCTGCGATAGCGCCTCGGCGCTTGAGGCCGGTAACGATATCCGCACCGCGCTGATCACCTTTGGTGTGGATGCCTCGCACGGCTACGAGCGCACGCATCTGGATGCGCTCGCATCCGTCACGCGCCTCATCGTCGACTACTGCCAGACCAACCTCATCTACCAGCGCCAGCGCAAGCACCTGGGCACCCTCAAGACCTTCCCGAAGGTCCGTAAAACCGACGTGCCCCTGACCCAGCTTGAGCAGACCGAGTCCCAGGCCCAGATACCGCCTTCGGCCCCTGTTGAGAGAAAGAAAAAGCCGTAA
- the ngg gene encoding N-acetylglutaminylglutamine synthetase, producing MEVLQTKPGKILQCGWGRLLFADTFPTPESLAESILAERDDQRDIALYLLDPHLVLNCAPQQIFLDPSNTYRLYFNQYNKPTREPAGFEIREVAHKEDLDEVNRIYSALNMVPVDKEYVWKERDNKAFTYFVAVQKDTQEIIGTTMGVDHKICGENMPERCSLWALGVDPRAELPGVGLALVNHLIEYYGARGRNEMDVSVIHDNTKAQRLYEKLGFQRIYIFAAKRRNRINERLFVGSPAPEGYNPYASIIINEALRRGVAVDPISPDRGYFRLSLGGRSVTCWESLSELTSAIALIRAGDKQFTREILVEHNLSTPDQMMAGDPRKELRFLNQHKSVVVKPLHGEQGQGISVDVRSEESLKKALEKARVHDDSVLIEQYVEGQDLRIIVINQEVVAAAVRRPPSVIGTGEHTVRELIEKLSRRRAGATGGESTIPMDEETERCVRMAGYGMDDTLEKDLSIPVRKTANLHTGGTIHDVTEMLHPTLAEAAVRAARALDIPVVGLDLMVSSPDKPEYVFIEANERPGLANHEPQPTAEKFIDFLFPQTITPPGPSA from the coding sequence ATGGAAGTCCTCCAAACCAAGCCCGGCAAAATCCTGCAATGCGGCTGGGGCCGCCTGCTGTTTGCCGACACCTTTCCCACGCCCGAGTCTCTGGCCGAGTCTATCCTGGCCGAGCGCGACGATCAGCGCGACATCGCGCTGTATCTGCTCGACCCGCACCTCGTCCTGAACTGCGCTCCGCAGCAGATATTCCTCGACCCGTCCAACACCTACCGGCTGTACTTCAACCAGTACAACAAGCCCACTCGCGAGCCCGCCGGCTTCGAGATACGGGAGGTGGCACACAAGGAAGACCTCGACGAGGTCAACCGCATCTACAGTGCGCTAAACATGGTCCCCGTCGACAAGGAGTACGTCTGGAAGGAGCGAGACAACAAGGCCTTCACGTACTTCGTCGCCGTCCAGAAGGACACGCAGGAGATCATCGGCACCACCATGGGCGTCGATCATAAGATCTGCGGTGAAAACATGCCGGAGCGCTGCAGCCTGTGGGCGCTCGGGGTGGACCCGCGCGCAGAGCTTCCCGGTGTCGGGCTGGCTCTGGTCAACCACCTCATCGAGTACTACGGAGCACGTGGCCGCAACGAGATGGATGTATCCGTCATCCATGACAACACCAAGGCCCAGCGCCTCTACGAGAAGCTCGGCTTCCAGCGCATCTACATCTTTGCCGCCAAGCGCCGCAACCGCATCAACGAGCGGCTCTTCGTCGGCTCCCCCGCGCCCGAGGGGTACAACCCGTACGCCTCGATCATCATCAACGAGGCCCTGCGCCGCGGGGTCGCGGTGGACCCGATCTCGCCGGACCGCGGGTACTTCCGCCTCAGTCTGGGCGGACGCTCTGTCACCTGCTGGGAGTCGCTCTCCGAGCTGACCAGCGCCATCGCGCTCATACGCGCCGGTGACAAGCAGTTCACCCGTGAGATCCTCGTCGAGCACAACCTTTCCACCCCCGACCAAATGATGGCCGGGGACCCGCGCAAGGAGCTGCGCTTCCTCAACCAGCACAAGAGCGTCGTGGTCAAGCCGCTGCACGGCGAGCAGGGCCAGGGCATCTCCGTAGACGTGCGCTCGGAGGAGTCTCTGAAAAAGGCCCTCGAAAAAGCCCGCGTACACGATGACTCTGTATTGATCGAGCAATACGTGGAGGGGCAGGACCTGCGCATTATTGTCATCAACCAGGAGGTCGTAGCCGCCGCTGTACGCCGCCCCCCGAGCGTCATCGGTACCGGTGAGCACACTGTGCGCGAGCTGATCGAGAAGCTCAGCCGCCGCCGCGCCGGTGCTACCGGTGGAGAGAGTACGATCCCGATGGACGAGGAGACCGAGCGCTGCGTACGCATGGCTGGCTACGGCATGGACGACACCCTTGAGAAGGATCTCTCCATCCCCGTGCGCAAGACCGCTAATCTCCATACCGGAGGCACGATCCACGACGTCACCGAGATGCTCCACCCCACCCTCGCCGAGGCGGCTGTTCGCGCCGCTCGTGCCCTGGACATCCCTGTGGTCGGACTGGACCTGATGGTCTCCTCTCCGGACAAGCCCGAGTACGTCTTCATCGAGGCCAACGAGCGCCCCGGCCTGGCCAACCACGAGCCCCAGCCCACCGCCGAGAAATTCATCGACTTCCTCTTCCCCCAAACTATTACTCCTCCCGGGCCCAGCGCCTGA